A section of the Agrobacterium tumefaciens genome encodes:
- the hisA gene encoding 1-(5-phosphoribosyl)-5-[(5-phosphoribosylamino)methylideneamino]imidazole-4-carboxamide isomerase — translation MILFPAIDLKNGECVRLKLGDMDQATVYNTDPGAQAKAFEDQGFEWLHVVDLNGAFAGQTVNGAAVDAILKATTNPVQLGGGIRTLDHIEAWLSRGLARVILGTVAVRDPVLVIEACKRFPGQVAVGIDAKGGKVAVEGWAEASELGVIELAKRFEGAGVAAIIYTDIDRDGILAGINWASTLELADAVSIPVIASGGLASIDDIKRMLQPDAVKLEGAISGRALYDGRIDPAEALALIKAAKETRA, via the coding sequence ATGATCCTTTTTCCCGCAATCGATCTCAAAAACGGTGAGTGCGTTCGCCTGAAACTCGGCGATATGGACCAGGCCACCGTCTATAATACCGACCCCGGAGCACAGGCGAAGGCTTTCGAGGATCAAGGCTTTGAATGGCTGCATGTCGTTGATCTCAACGGTGCGTTCGCCGGCCAGACGGTCAACGGCGCGGCAGTTGATGCCATTTTGAAAGCGACGACAAACCCGGTGCAGCTGGGCGGCGGCATCCGCACACTCGATCATATCGAGGCTTGGCTGAGCCGCGGCCTTGCGCGCGTCATTCTCGGCACCGTGGCGGTGCGCGATCCGGTTCTGGTCATTGAAGCCTGCAAGCGTTTTCCCGGCCAGGTCGCCGTCGGCATCGATGCCAAGGGCGGCAAGGTTGCCGTTGAAGGCTGGGCGGAAGCCTCCGAACTCGGCGTCATCGAGCTTGCCAAACGTTTCGAAGGTGCCGGCGTCGCGGCCATCATCTACACCGATATCGATCGTGACGGCATCCTGGCCGGCATCAATTGGGCCTCAACGCTGGAACTGGCCGACGCGGTCTCCATCCCAGTCATCGCGTCCGGCGGACTTGCCTCCATCGATGACATCAAGCGCATGTTGCAGCCGGATGCGGTAAAGCTTGAGGGCGCTATTTCCGGCCGTGCGCTTTATGACGGTCGCATTGATCCCGCCGAGGCACTTGCCCTTATCAAGGCTGCGAAGGAGACACGTGCATGA
- the hisF gene encoding imidazole glycerol phosphate synthase subunit HisF, whose protein sequence is MTLKARIIPCLDVKDGRVVKGVNFVDLIDAGDPVEAAKAYDAAGADELCFLDITASSDNRDTIFDVVSRTADHCFMPVTVGGGVRSVADIRKLLLCGADKVSINSAAVKDPDFVAQAADKFGNQCIVVSIDAKRVSKDGEADRWEIFTHGGRQPTGIDAVEFAIRMVERGAGELLVTSMDRDGTKSGYDIGLTRSIADQVRVPVIASGGVGTLDDLVAGVRDGHATAVLAASIFHFGTYSIGEAKNYMAEHGIAMRLD, encoded by the coding sequence ATGACCCTCAAAGCCCGCATCATTCCCTGCCTCGATGTCAAAGACGGTCGTGTCGTCAAGGGCGTGAACTTCGTTGATCTGATCGATGCAGGTGATCCGGTCGAGGCGGCGAAAGCCTATGACGCCGCGGGGGCGGATGAACTCTGCTTCCTCGACATCACCGCGTCTTCGGACAACCGCGATACGATCTTCGATGTGGTGTCGCGCACGGCCGATCATTGCTTCATGCCGGTAACCGTTGGCGGCGGCGTTCGCAGCGTTGCCGATATTCGCAAGCTTCTTCTTTGCGGTGCCGACAAGGTCTCGATCAATTCTGCCGCCGTCAAGGATCCCGATTTCGTCGCGCAGGCGGCCGATAAGTTCGGCAACCAGTGCATCGTCGTTTCCATCGACGCCAAGCGCGTTTCGAAAGATGGCGAGGCTGACCGCTGGGAAATCTTCACCCACGGCGGCCGCCAGCCGACCGGTATCGACGCCGTCGAATTCGCCATCAGGATGGTCGAGCGTGGGGCTGGCGAGTTGCTCGTCACCTCGATGGACCGCGACGGAACGAAGAGCGGCTACGATATCGGCCTGACGCGCAGCATTGCCGATCAGGTCCGCGTGCCTGTCATCGCCTCGGGCGGCGTCGGCACGCTGGATGATCTGGTGGCGGGTGTTCGCGATGGCCACGCAACGGCAGTGCTTGCCGCTTCCATCTTCCACTTCGGCACCTATTCGATCGGTGAAGCCAAGAACTACATGGCCGAGCATGGCATCGCCATGCGTCTCGACTGA
- a CDS encoding phosphoribosyl-ATP diphosphatase has translation MSAFTLSDLERIVAIRAAASPDESWTAKLVAAGQERAAKKLGEEAVESVIAAIAKDRDGLKNEAADLLYHLLVVLKIADIPLADVFAELERRTGQTGLAEKAARPTS, from the coding sequence ATGAGCGCATTTACCCTTTCCGATCTGGAGCGCATCGTCGCAATCCGCGCCGCTGCCTCTCCTGACGAATCCTGGACGGCCAAGCTGGTTGCGGCCGGTCAGGAGCGCGCCGCGAAAAAACTCGGCGAAGAGGCGGTGGAGAGCGTTATTGCCGCCATCGCCAAAGATCGCGATGGGCTGAAAAACGAGGCCGCCGATCTACTTTACCATCTGCTTGTCGTGCTGAAGATTGCCGATATTCCACTTGCGGACGTTTTTGCCGAGCTTGAGCGGCGCACAGGCCAGACCGGCCTTGCGGAAAAGGCGGCGAGGCCGACGTCATGA
- the coaA gene encoding type I pantothenate kinase has protein sequence MNVTAGSGERGMPGTLDHFRADEYSPYHFFSSEEWAKFRADTPLTLSADEVKRLRSLDDPIDLDEVRRIYLSLSRLLSSHVEASQLLFEQRNRFLNMADVNKTPFVIGIAGSVAVGKSTTARILKELLARWPSSPKVDLITTDGFLYPNEVLRRENLMERKGFPESYDIGALLRFLSAIKAGQPNVKAPRYSHLTYDVLPNEYTVVDQPDILIFEGINVLQSRDLPAGGRIVPIVSDFFDFSIYIDADEDFIHNWYVNRFMNLRQTAFRDPNSFFNRYASISEEAALSIAEGLWQNINLKNLRQNIVPTRPRADLILRKGKNHLIDTVALRKL, from the coding sequence ATGAATGTCACGGCAGGCAGCGGGGAGAGAGGCATGCCAGGGACACTCGATCATTTTCGTGCGGACGAATATTCGCCCTATCACTTCTTCAGTTCCGAAGAATGGGCTAAATTCCGCGCCGATACGCCATTGACCCTTTCCGCGGACGAGGTCAAGCGGCTACGTTCGCTGGATGATCCGATCGATCTGGACGAAGTGCGGCGCATCTATCTCTCGCTGTCGCGCCTGCTGTCATCACATGTGGAAGCGTCGCAACTGCTGTTCGAGCAGCGCAACCGCTTCCTCAACATGGCTGACGTCAACAAGACGCCTTTCGTCATCGGCATTGCCGGTTCCGTCGCTGTTGGAAAATCCACGACGGCACGTATTTTGAAAGAGCTCCTTGCGCGCTGGCCTTCCAGCCCGAAGGTCGATCTGATCACCACGGACGGCTTTCTTTATCCGAACGAGGTTCTGCGGCGGGAGAACCTGATGGAACGCAAGGGTTTTCCAGAGAGCTATGACATTGGCGCGCTGCTGCGGTTCCTCTCGGCAATCAAGGCCGGTCAGCCGAATGTGAAGGCGCCGCGCTATTCGCACCTGACGTATGATGTGCTGCCCAATGAATACACGGTTGTCGACCAACCCGACATCCTCATTTTCGAAGGCATCAACGTGCTGCAATCGCGTGATCTGCCGGCAGGCGGGCGCATCGTGCCGATCGTTTCCGATTTCTTCGATTTCTCGATCTATATCGATGCCGACGAGGATTTCATTCACAACTGGTATGTGAACCGCTTCATGAACCTGCGGCAGACCGCCTTCCGCGACCCCAATTCCTTCTTCAACCGTTATGCATCGATCAGTGAGGAGGCAGCGCTCAGCATCGCCGAGGGGCTCTGGCAGAACATTAACCTGAAGAACCTGCGCCAGAACATTGTCCCCACGCGCCCGCGGGCGGATCTCATTCTGCGCAAAGGCAAGAACCACCTGATCGACACGGTTGCGCTTCGTAAGCTCTGA
- the arfB gene encoding alternative ribosome rescue aminoacyl-tRNA hydrolase ArfB has product MASDPLYISNRITIAGWELTEQFVLAGGPGGQNVNKVSTAVQLFFDIANSPSLSDRVKANALRLGGRRVSKEGVLMIEASRFRSQERNREDARERLKDLILEAAAPPPPVRKATKPTKGSVERRLKAKSGRSDIKKMRGKPSGD; this is encoded by the coding sequence ATGGCCAGCGACCCGCTTTACATCAGCAACCGTATCACCATCGCCGGCTGGGAGCTGACGGAGCAATTCGTTCTGGCCGGCGGGCCGGGCGGCCAGAACGTCAACAAGGTTTCGACCGCGGTTCAGCTGTTTTTCGACATCGCCAATTCGCCATCCCTTTCGGACCGGGTGAAGGCCAATGCGCTGCGTCTCGGTGGCAGGCGCGTGTCGAAAGAGGGCGTGCTGATGATCGAGGCCAGCCGCTTTCGCAGTCAGGAGCGCAATCGTGAAGACGCGCGGGAGCGGCTAAAGGATTTGATCCTGGAAGCCGCGGCCCCGCCGCCGCCTGTTCGCAAGGCCACGAAGCCGACTAAAGGCTCGGTGGAGCGCCGTTTGAAGGCAAAGTCCGGCCGTTCGGATATCAAGAAAATGCGAGGCAAGCCCTCCGGCGACTAA
- a CDS encoding phosphoenolpyruvate carboxykinase, whose amino-acid sequence MNEIGVHNPANGVAELGLGEASRVFYNLNEGELYEHAIRNGEAELTVDGALRAVTGQHTGRSPKDKFVVRDASTEDTIWWDNNKPLSPAHFDLLHKDMLSHAAGKTLYVQDLIGGADEENALPTRVVTELAWHSLFIRNLLIRPKRETLDGFSQKLTIINLPSFKADPVRHGCRTETVIACDLTKGLVLIGGTSYAGENKKSVFTVLNYLLPAKGVMPMHCSANVGPEGDSAVFFGLSGTGKTTLSADPARTLIGDDEHGWGEHGIFNFEGGCYAKAIKLSAEAEPEIYAATNRFGTVLENVVLDENRVPDFNDNSLTENTRSAYPLHFIPNASETGIAGHPRTIIMLTADAFGVLPPIARLTPEQAMYHFLSGYTAKVAGTEKGVTEPEATFSTCFGAPFMPRHPAEYGNLLRELIGKHGVDCWLVNTGWTGGAYGVGKRMPIKATRALLTAALSGDLKNAQFRTDANFGFAVPQSLDGVDSAILDPRSTWADGAAYDAQAKKLVSMFVTNFTKFEDHVDSRVRDAAPGLLLAAE is encoded by the coding sequence ATGAACGAGATTGGGGTTCATAATCCTGCCAATGGAGTCGCAGAACTCGGACTGGGCGAGGCCTCCCGCGTCTTTTATAACCTCAATGAAGGCGAGCTATACGAGCACGCGATCCGTAATGGCGAAGCCGAACTGACCGTGGATGGAGCGTTGCGTGCCGTCACTGGCCAGCACACCGGCCGCTCGCCAAAGGACAAATTCGTCGTTCGCGATGCCTCCACCGAAGACACGATCTGGTGGGATAACAACAAGCCGCTGTCTCCGGCGCACTTCGACCTGCTGCATAAGGATATGCTGTCGCATGCCGCCGGCAAGACTCTCTATGTGCAGGACCTGATCGGCGGCGCCGATGAGGAGAACGCACTGCCGACCCGCGTCGTCACCGAGCTTGCCTGGCATTCGCTTTTCATCCGTAATCTGCTGATCCGGCCGAAGCGCGAGACGCTTGATGGCTTCAGCCAGAAGCTTACCATCATCAATCTGCCGAGCTTCAAGGCTGATCCGGTGCGCCACGGTTGCCGCACGGAAACGGTTATCGCCTGCGACCTGACCAAGGGTCTCGTTTTGATCGGTGGTACGAGCTATGCCGGCGAAAATAAGAAGTCGGTCTTCACGGTTCTGAACTACCTGTTGCCCGCCAAGGGCGTCATGCCGATGCATTGCTCGGCGAATGTCGGTCCGGAGGGCGATTCCGCCGTCTTCTTCGGCCTCTCCGGCACCGGCAAGACAACGCTGTCTGCCGATCCGGCACGCACGCTGATCGGCGATGACGAGCACGGCTGGGGCGAACATGGCATCTTCAATTTCGAGGGCGGTTGCTACGCCAAGGCGATCAAACTTTCGGCTGAAGCCGAGCCAGAAATCTACGCTGCGACCAACCGTTTCGGCACGGTTTTGGAAAACGTCGTGCTGGACGAAAACCGCGTTCCTGACTTCAACGATAACTCGCTGACGGAAAACACCCGCAGCGCTTATCCGCTGCACTTCATCCCGAATGCGTCGGAGACCGGCATTGCCGGCCATCCAAGGACGATCATCATGCTGACGGCCGACGCCTTCGGCGTGCTGCCGCCGATCGCCCGGCTGACGCCGGAGCAGGCCATGTACCACTTCCTCTCCGGTTACACCGCAAAGGTCGCCGGCACGGAAAAGGGCGTGACCGAGCCGGAAGCCACCTTCTCCACATGCTTTGGCGCACCCTTCATGCCGCGCCACCCGGCGGAATACGGCAACCTGCTGCGTGAGTTGATCGGCAAGCACGGCGTGGATTGCTGGCTCGTCAACACCGGCTGGACCGGCGGCGCTTATGGCGTCGGCAAGCGTATGCCCATCAAGGCGACGCGCGCGCTTCTGACGGCTGCTCTTTCCGGCGACCTGAAGAATGCCCAGTTCCGCACCGATGCGAATTTTGGCTTCGCCGTTCCTCAGTCGCTTGACGGTGTCGACAGCGCGATCCTCGATCCGCGTTCCACCTGGGCTGATGGTGCCGCCTACGACGCCCAGGCGAAGAAGCTGGTCTCGATGTTCGTCACGAACTTCACCAAGTTCGAAGACCATGTCGACAGCAGGGTTCGCGACGCAGCACCGGGCCTTTTGCTCGCAGCTGAATGA
- the chvI gene encoding two-component system response regulator ChvI, whose amino-acid sequence MQTIALVDDDRNILTSVSIALEAEGYRVETYTDGASALDGLIARPPQLAIFDIKMPRMDGMELLRRLRQKSDLPVIFLTSKDEEIDELFGLKMGADDFITKPFSQRLLVERVKAILRRASSREASAATGSVLKPTADQQARTLERGQLAMDQERHTCTWKGEPVTLTVTEFLILHSLAQRPGVVKSRDALMDAAYDEQVYVDDRTIDSHIKRLRKKFKLVDGDFDMIETLYGVGYRFREAA is encoded by the coding sequence ATGCAGACGATCGCGCTAGTCGACGACGACCGGAATATTCTGACTTCGGTATCGATCGCGCTTGAAGCCGAGGGCTACCGGGTCGAAACGTATACGGATGGGGCTTCCGCGCTCGACGGGTTGATTGCCCGTCCGCCGCAGCTCGCCATTTTTGACATCAAGATGCCACGCATGGACGGCATGGAGCTTCTGCGGCGCCTTCGCCAGAAATCGGATCTGCCGGTTATCTTCCTCACCTCCAAGGATGAAGAGATCGACGAATTGTTCGGCCTGAAGATGGGCGCGGACGATTTCATCACCAAGCCCTTCTCGCAGCGCCTTCTGGTGGAGCGCGTCAAGGCGATCCTTCGCCGCGCCAGCAGCCGCGAAGCATCCGCTGCAACCGGCAGCGTGCTGAAACCGACTGCAGACCAGCAGGCGCGCACGCTGGAACGCGGGCAACTCGCCATGGACCAGGAGCGTCACACCTGCACCTGGAAGGGTGAGCCGGTGACGCTCACGGTGACCGAATTCCTCATCCTGCATTCGCTGGCGCAGCGGCCAGGCGTTGTCAAAAGCCGCGACGCGCTGATGGATGCCGCTTATGACGAACAGGTCTATGTCGACGACCGTACCATCGACAGCCACATCAAGCGCCTTCGCAAGAAGTTCAAACTGGTCGATGGCGACTTCGATATGATTGAAACGCTTTATGGCGTAGGATATCGCTTCCGCGAAGCGGCTTGA
- the chvG gene encoding two-component system sensor histidine kinase ChvG, with protein MLKKTPENVSDSDDAEDRGSERRHRIHPLTIVRRIFGNAVFSSLTRRILFFNVAATVVLVGGILYLNQFREGLIDARVESLLTQGEIIAGAVSASASVDTNSITINPEKLLELQAGQSITPAPNDEDLSFPINPERVAPVLRRLISPTRTRARLFDADANLLLDSRHLYSRGQVLRFDLPPVTPETQTWGEWFTSMFNRMLQPSSLPQYKEAPGGDGSIYPEVMNALTGVRGAVVRVTEKGELIVSVAVPVQRFRAVLGVLLLSTQAGDIDKIVHAERLAIMRVFGIATLVNIVLSLLLSSTIATPLRRLSAAAIRVRRGARTREEIPDFSARQDEIGNLSIALREMTTALYDRIDAIESFAADVSHELKNPLTSLRSAVETLPRAKTEESKQRLTEIIFHDVRRLDRLISDISDASRLDAELARADASPVDLDVLMKGLVDISRQISTKKKTVKIDYVVDRKAGAKTSFVVNGHDLRIGQIVTNLIENARSFVAEDSGHINVRLSRHRDRCIVQVEDNGPGIQAEDIDRIFERFYTDRPASEGFGQNSGLGLSISRQIAEAHGGSLRAENVVDKYGVISGARFTLSLPAAETHER; from the coding sequence GTGTTGAAGAAAACGCCGGAAAACGTCTCGGACAGTGACGATGCCGAAGATCGCGGCAGCGAACGCCGCCATCGTATCCATCCGCTGACGATCGTCCGGCGTATTTTCGGCAATGCGGTGTTTTCGAGCCTTACACGCCGTATCCTGTTTTTCAATGTGGCGGCGACGGTGGTTCTGGTCGGCGGCATTCTCTACCTCAACCAGTTCCGCGAAGGACTGATCGACGCGCGTGTGGAAAGTCTTCTGACACAGGGTGAAATCATCGCTGGCGCGGTCTCCGCTTCCGCCTCGGTCGATACCAACTCGATTACCATCAATCCGGAAAAGCTGCTCGAGTTGCAGGCAGGTCAGAGCATTACCCCTGCCCCCAATGACGAGGATTTGAGCTTCCCGATCAATCCCGAGCGTGTGGCGCCGGTCCTGCGGCGGCTGATTTCGCCGACGCGGACCCGCGCGCGGCTATTCGATGCCGACGCCAATCTGCTGCTCGACTCGCGCCATCTTTATTCGCGCGGCCAGGTCCTGCGCTTCGATCTGCCACCGGTCACGCCGGAGACGCAGACATGGGGCGAATGGTTTACCAGCATGTTCAACCGCATGCTGCAGCCGAGCAGCCTGCCGCAATATAAGGAAGCGCCCGGCGGCGATGGCTCGATCTACCCCGAAGTCATGAACGCGCTGACCGGCGTCCGCGGCGCGGTCGTGCGCGTCACCGAAAAAGGCGAGCTTATCGTGTCGGTCGCCGTGCCGGTGCAGCGTTTCCGCGCGGTGCTCGGCGTTTTGCTGCTCTCGACGCAGGCGGGTGATATCGACAAGATCGTGCATGCCGAGCGCCTTGCCATCATGCGCGTCTTCGGCATTGCAACGCTCGTCAACATCGTGCTGTCGCTGCTCCTGTCATCCACCATCGCCACACCGCTCAGGCGTCTTTCTGCGGCGGCCATCCGCGTGCGGCGCGGCGCGAGAACACGTGAAGAAATCCCCGATTTCTCTGCCCGCCAGGATGAGATAGGCAATCTTTCGATCGCGCTGCGCGAAATGACGACGGCGCTCTACGACCGGATCGACGCCATCGAGAGTTTCGCCGCCGATGTTAGCCATGAACTCAAGAATCCGCTGACGTCGCTGCGCAGCGCCGTTGAGACCCTGCCGCGAGCGAAGACAGAAGAGTCGAAACAGCGCCTGACCGAGATCATTTTCCATGATGTGCGCCGCCTCGACCGCCTGATCAGCGATATCTCAGACGCGTCGCGGCTCGATGCGGAACTGGCGCGCGCCGATGCCTCGCCGGTTGATCTCGACGTGCTGATGAAGGGTCTGGTGGATATATCCCGCCAGATCAGCACCAAAAAGAAAACGGTGAAGATCGACTACGTTGTCGACCGGAAGGCCGGTGCGAAAACCTCCTTCGTGGTGAATGGTCATGATCTGCGCATCGGACAGATCGTGACAAACCTCATCGAGAATGCGCGCTCCTTCGTTGCCGAAGACAGCGGTCATATTAACGTACGCCTTTCCCGCCATCGGGACCGCTGCATCGTTCAGGTGGAAGACAACGGACCCGGCATCCAGGCGGAAGATATCGACCGGATTTTTGAGCGCTTCTACACCGACCGACCGGCAAGCGAAGGTTTCGGCCAAAATTCCGGTCTCGGCCTGTCCATCAGCCGCCAGATTGCGGAAGCCCATGGCGGTAGCCTGCGGGCCGAAAACGTCGTCGACAAATACGGCGTGATCTCGGGTGCTCGCTTCACCCTGTCGCTGCCGGCGGCCGAAACTCATGAACGTTGA
- a CDS encoding HPr kinase/phosphorylase: MNVERFNLHATAIAIQNTGILFTGPSGSGKSELAFSFLTEAERCGLPAALIADDQIFVYRDGETIMAERSETIAGLLELRGSGIVSLKSIACAPLHFAVTSVLSPTNPRLPDDDEVLPLPCGGHLPLLRIPLSSLTPYGKFAALAQNLFKTNVK; encoded by the coding sequence ATGAACGTTGAACGCTTCAACCTGCACGCCACTGCCATCGCTATCCAGAATACCGGAATCCTATTCACGGGCCCCTCCGGCAGCGGCAAAAGCGAGCTGGCCTTCAGTTTTCTGACCGAGGCGGAACGGTGCGGTTTGCCCGCCGCGCTGATCGCAGACGATCAGATTTTCGTGTATCGCGATGGCGAAACAATCATGGCCGAGCGGTCGGAAACGATCGCTGGCCTGCTGGAATTGCGCGGCAGTGGCATTGTGTCGCTAAAAAGCATCGCGTGTGCGCCACTGCATTTTGCCGTGACATCGGTTCTTTCGCCCACAAATCCAAGACTTCCTGACGATGACGAGGTTCTGCCCCTGCCCTGTGGCGGGCATCTTCCGCTTCTGCGTATTCCGCTTTCCAGCCTGACGCCCTATGGAAAATTTGCTGCACTTGCTCAGAATCTTTTCAAGACGAATGTGAAGTGA
- a CDS encoding PTS sugar transporter subunit IIA, which produces MIGLVLVTHGKLAEEFRHALEHVVGPQKLIETVCIGPEDDMDQRRQDIIDAVARANDGNGVIILTDMFGGTPSNLAISVMNNGNVEVIAGVNLPMLIKLAGVRSEDNMDKALQDASEAGRKYINVASRVLSGK; this is translated from the coding sequence ATGATCGGACTAGTGCTTGTCACCCATGGCAAGCTGGCTGAGGAGTTTCGTCATGCGTTGGAGCATGTCGTCGGTCCCCAGAAATTGATCGAGACGGTTTGTATCGGTCCCGAAGATGACATGGATCAACGCCGGCAGGATATCATCGATGCCGTAGCGCGCGCCAATGATGGCAATGGCGTCATCATCCTGACCGACATGTTCGGCGGCACGCCGTCCAACCTCGCGATTTCAGTGATGAATAACGGCAATGTCGAAGTTATTGCCGGCGTCAATCTTCCGATGCTGATCAAGCTTGCAGGCGTTCGCAGCGAAGATAATATGGACAAGGCCCTTCAGGACGCTTCCGAGGCTGGCCGCAAATACATCAACGTCGCCAGCCGTGTCTTGAGCGGTAAGTAA
- a CDS encoding HPr family phosphocarrier protein gives MSPLSRELPIINKRGLHARASAKFVQMVEGFDATITVSKDGMTVGGTSIMGLMMLAASPGCSVYVEASGNQAEEALAALEALVADRFGEEA, from the coding sequence ATGTCGCCACTCTCCCGGGAACTACCGATCATCAATAAACGTGGCCTGCACGCTCGTGCGTCCGCAAAATTCGTGCAGATGGTCGAGGGTTTCGACGCGACAATCACCGTATCCAAGGACGGTATGACGGTTGGCGGCACCTCCATCATGGGCCTGATGATGCTGGCGGCAAGCCCCGGCTGCAGCGTCTATGTCGAGGCAAGCGGCAATCAGGCGGAAGAGGCGCTGGCGGCGCTTGAGGCGCTTGTCGCCGACCGCTTCGGCGAAGAAGCCTGA
- the ahcY gene encoding adenosylhomocysteinase has protein sequence MSLEKDYIVADINLAAFGRKELDIAETEMPGLMSCRKEFGESKPLKGARISGSLHMTIQTGVLIETLKELGADIRWASCNIFSTQDHAAAAIAAAGIPVFAVKGESLTEYWEYTDKIFQWTDGGLSNMILDDGGDATMYILLGARAEAGEDVLSNPGSEEEEILFAQINKRLKASPGWFTKQRDALKGVTEETTTGVHRLYDLSKKGLLPFPAINVNDSVTKSKFDNKYGCKESLVDGIRRATDVMMAGKVAVVCGYGDVGKGSAASLQGAGARVKVTEIDPICALQAAMDGFEVVRLEDVVSSADIFITTTGNKDVIRIEHMREMKDMAIVGNIGHFDNEIQVASLRNLKWTNIKPQVDMIEFPKGNRIILLSEGRLLNLGNATGHPSFVMSASFTNQVLGQIELFTKQGEYKNDVYVLPKHLDEKVARLHLEKLGVRLTELSDVQADYIGVSKQGPFKAEHYRY, from the coding sequence ATGAGCCTTGAGAAGGACTACATCGTCGCCGATATCAACCTTGCCGCATTTGGCCGCAAGGAGCTGGACATTGCCGAAACCGAGATGCCGGGCCTGATGTCCTGCCGCAAGGAATTTGGCGAAAGCAAGCCGCTGAAGGGTGCCCGCATCTCCGGTTCGCTTCACATGACGATCCAGACAGGCGTTCTCATCGAGACACTGAAGGAACTCGGCGCCGATATCCGTTGGGCTTCCTGCAATATTTTCTCGACTCAGGACCACGCGGCGGCAGCCATCGCGGCGGCTGGCATTCCCGTGTTTGCCGTGAAGGGCGAGAGCCTGACGGAATATTGGGAGTACACCGACAAGATCTTCCAGTGGACCGATGGCGGTCTCTCCAACATGATCCTTGATGATGGCGGCGACGCCACCATGTACATCCTGCTCGGCGCACGCGCTGAAGCCGGTGAGGACGTTCTGTCCAATCCCGGTTCGGAAGAAGAGGAAATTCTCTTCGCGCAGATCAACAAGCGTCTGAAGGCTTCGCCGGGTTGGTTTACCAAGCAGCGCGACGCCCTGAAGGGTGTGACCGAAGAAACGACGACCGGCGTTCACCGCCTCTATGATCTCAGCAAGAAGGGCCTGCTGCCCTTCCCGGCGATCAACGTCAACGACAGCGTCACCAAGTCGAAGTTCGACAACAAATACGGCTGCAAAGAGTCGCTGGTTGACGGTATTCGCCGCGCAACCGACGTGATGATGGCCGGCAAGGTTGCCGTCGTCTGCGGTTACGGCGATGTTGGCAAGGGTTCGGCCGCTTCGTTGCAGGGCGCTGGCGCCCGTGTGAAGGTGACCGAAATCGACCCGATCTGCGCACTTCAGGCCGCCATGGACGGTTTTGAGGTCGTTCGCCTGGAAGACGTCGTCTCTTCCGCTGATATCTTTATCACCACGACCGGCAACAAGGACGTCATCCGCATCGAGCATATGCGCGAGATGAAGGATATGGCGATCGTCGGCAATATCGGCCATTTCGACAATGAAATTCAGGTCGCTTCGCTGCGTAACCTGAAGTGGACGAACATCAAGCCGCAGGTCGACATGATCGAGTTCCCAAAGGGCAACCGCATCATCCTGCTGTCGGAAGGCCGCCTGCTGAACCTCGGTAACGCGACCGGCCACCCGTCTTTCGTCATGTCGGCTTCCTTCACCAACCAGGTTCTGGGCCAGATCGAGCTCTTTACCAAGCAGGGTGAGTACAAGAACGACGTTTACGTGCTGCCCAAGCACCTCGACGAGAAGGTTGCGCGCCTTCATCTTGAAAAGCTTGGCGTGCGTCTAACCGAACTTTCGGATGTGCAGGCAGATTATATCGGCGTCTCGAAGCAGGGCCCGTTCAAGGCTGAACACTACAGATATTAA